One genomic region from Chthonomonas calidirosea T49 encodes:
- a CDS encoding O-antigen ligase family protein produces MEADIKETRATERKRFDRLDWMVVVLLGLMVVLAPLLAASFVVLPAMGLFPPIGLLDWLQAIGVPLMMLLVGLAALIAVVREWIRPMPIGGAPALTVLGLCVLGWATLSLGQAHALYLGVDTLALLVAVLTTGTLASRLSRNKDAFATLLIALMLGGLFVSALGINEYLAAWKQGAFSHRVFGTFLNPDFLAGYLLLTLPVTLAIWVASRERLLKLSAGFALFLQGGCITLSASRAGLAALCIGILSWLFLCVWSGAFRGRWRSPALGLGVLLLSFVVASTPLRFRATPVSAAQASASRPVQSSAENDTGASGLARVGAESHSLLFRRYTWHGTLRMAEANPLFGVGIGNFTYAYPRYALVAFTAHAHNSLLQWASETGFVGLCLLLMLLAAASAFAANALRLRRAALSAPAGDILESFHRLFEEPAVLLCGLLAALLASGIKTLVDSDWYVVATALTVGLCFGLAVGLARDIAPLSTQLPTALRRSSLMLAGLVALGLVLRSGQLGFAAGWRAQAAEALFHQQPEVAIERLKAATEADPLDPELYLELGEIYDMEGLFPQEQAAIQRAIRVAPIAKAYYRLGQFYEKQGQGAQAVAVYQHAYALDPNNLQVLHHLGDAFLAVGKTQDAENIYRIMTELEHAPYGTVRAMGDELVETEFVYGQVGLAEIEMRQGQSAEALKHLEDADALMRLYWSRRNTQAYAIMPASKREALYQLYLRVLADWRQALRQTHAGASALAAVAQEESRVQQDHRNDQVAPTSPPSS; encoded by the coding sequence ATGGAAGCCGATATCAAAGAGACGCGTGCCACAGAGCGAAAGCGATTCGACCGTTTAGATTGGATGGTGGTTGTGTTACTAGGCCTTATGGTCGTTCTGGCACCCCTGTTGGCCGCAAGCTTTGTGGTGTTGCCTGCCATGGGGCTATTCCCGCCCATCGGTCTGCTGGATTGGCTTCAGGCCATTGGGGTACCGCTTATGATGCTGCTCGTGGGTTTGGCGGCTCTCATCGCGGTTGTGCGCGAGTGGATAAGGCCCATGCCCATTGGCGGTGCTCCGGCGTTAACCGTGCTAGGGCTCTGCGTGTTGGGTTGGGCCACGCTCTCTTTAGGGCAAGCGCACGCGCTCTATTTGGGGGTAGACACGCTGGCGCTGCTTGTGGCGGTGTTGACCACCGGCACACTGGCTTCGCGCTTAAGCCGCAATAAAGACGCTTTTGCCACGTTGCTTATCGCCCTCATGTTGGGGGGCCTTTTCGTGTCTGCGCTGGGGATCAACGAATACCTTGCCGCATGGAAGCAGGGCGCTTTTTCCCATCGCGTGTTTGGCACCTTTCTCAATCCCGATTTCCTAGCGGGCTATTTGCTCCTTACTTTACCGGTTACCCTCGCGATTTGGGTGGCGTCTCGAGAGCGGTTGCTCAAGCTATCCGCCGGGTTTGCGCTCTTTTTGCAGGGAGGGTGCATCACGTTGAGCGCATCGCGGGCCGGCCTAGCCGCTCTGTGTATAGGGATACTCTCCTGGCTTTTTTTGTGCGTTTGGTCTGGCGCGTTTCGGGGTCGCTGGAGGTCTCCCGCCCTCGGTTTGGGGGTACTGTTGCTGAGTTTCGTGGTCGCCTCCACCCCCCTACGTTTTCGGGCTACGCCGGTCTCCGCAGCGCAGGCGTCTGCATCGAGGCCAGTACAAAGCTCAGCAGAAAATGACACCGGTGCGTCGGGGTTGGCGAGGGTTGGGGCAGAAAGTCATTCGCTATTATTTCGGCGTTACACTTGGCATGGCACGCTGCGCATGGCCGAAGCCAACCCGCTCTTTGGGGTGGGGATAGGTAATTTCACCTATGCCTATCCACGTTACGCCTTGGTGGCCTTTACGGCCCATGCGCACAACAGCCTGCTGCAGTGGGCCTCGGAAACCGGGTTTGTAGGGCTTTGTTTGCTATTGATGCTTCTGGCGGCGGCAAGCGCCTTTGCCGCCAATGCCTTGCGCCTGCGACGAGCGGCGCTGTCGGCCCCTGCGGGCGATATTTTAGAGTCGTTTCATAGGCTGTTTGAGGAGCCGGCCGTGCTGTTGTGCGGGCTCTTAGCGGCGCTCTTAGCGTCGGGCATCAAGACCCTGGTCGATTCGGATTGGTATGTCGTTGCCACCGCCTTGACGGTGGGCCTCTGTTTTGGGCTTGCCGTGGGCTTGGCCAGGGACATTGCCCCGTTGTCCACCCAGCTTCCAACGGCGCTAAGGCGCTCCTCTTTGATGTTAGCCGGCCTTGTGGCATTAGGGCTAGTGCTACGCTCTGGGCAGCTCGGTTTCGCTGCAGGCTGGCGTGCTCAGGCGGCGGAGGCGCTCTTTCACCAGCAGCCCGAGGTGGCTATAGAGCGGTTGAAAGCCGCGACGGAAGCTGACCCTCTCGACCCCGAGCTCTATTTAGAGTTAGGGGAGATATACGATATGGAAGGGCTATTCCCCCAAGAGCAAGCGGCCATTCAGCGGGCCATAAGGGTGGCGCCGATAGCGAAGGCCTACTACCGTCTTGGCCAGTTTTATGAAAAACAGGGGCAGGGGGCGCAGGCGGTAGCGGTCTATCAGCACGCATACGCGCTCGACCCCAACAATCTGCAGGTGCTGCACCACCTCGGCGACGCCTTTTTAGCGGTTGGGAAAACGCAAGATGCCGAGAACATCTATCGCATCATGACGGAGTTGGAGCACGCGCCCTACGGCACCGTACGAGCGATGGGTGACGAGCTTGTGGAGACGGAGTTTGTGTATGGCCAGGTAGGGCTTGCGGAGATAGAGATGCGCCAGGGGCAAAGTGCGGAGGCGCTGAAGCATTTGGAGGATGCCGATGCGTTGATGCGGCTCTACTGGTCACGTCGCAACACGCAGGCCTATGCCATCATGCCGGCATCGAAGCGAGAGGCGCTTTATCAGCTCTACCTTCGTGTGCTTGCGGATTGGCGACAGGCCTTAAGGCAGACGCATGCGGGGGCCTCCGCATTGGCGGCAGTGGCACAAGAGGAGTCGAGGGTACAGCAAGATCACAGGAACGATCAAGTCGCTCCCACGAGCCCACCGTCTTCTTAA
- a CDS encoding glycosyltransferase family 2 protein, translating into MTSGEAVCDLSVIILNWNTCELLQACLQSLFESSETVSFEVIVVDNASEDESREMVTQHFPQVRLLVNPRNVGFGAGNNAALPYARGRYLLFLNSDTLVTKGSLSALVRFADEHPDIGIVGPKLLNADGSLQYSCRRYPNLAAGLFRNTLLGRLFPNNRFAADYLMKDWDHASVRDVDWVSGAALFIRRELVEQIGGFDEDFYMYCEDVDLCWRATHAPLPDRLRNALGKGAQAHWRVVYFPEAVIYHYIGKSSDKVPTRMTYEFHRSQYIFYKKHYRASTPIWLRPLIPVGIMLRALGTMLKFRRDYWIRKLRGAEKPRRRKGSSS; encoded by the coding sequence GTGACTTCGGGCGAAGCTGTATGCGATCTAAGCGTGATCATCCTTAACTGGAACACCTGTGAGCTGTTGCAGGCCTGTTTGCAATCGCTCTTTGAGTCGTCGGAGACCGTATCCTTTGAGGTTATCGTGGTGGATAACGCCAGTGAGGACGAGAGCCGAGAGATGGTAACGCAGCACTTCCCTCAGGTTCGCCTGCTGGTAAATCCACGCAACGTGGGCTTTGGGGCGGGCAACAATGCCGCTCTGCCGTATGCACGGGGGAGATATCTCCTCTTTCTCAACTCGGATACCTTAGTAACCAAAGGCAGCTTAAGTGCCCTTGTACGCTTTGCCGACGAGCACCCCGATATTGGCATCGTAGGGCCGAAGCTCTTAAATGCGGACGGCTCGTTGCAATACTCCTGCCGTCGCTATCCGAATTTGGCAGCCGGCCTCTTCCGAAACACCCTGTTGGGGCGCCTCTTTCCGAACAACCGTTTTGCCGCCGACTATCTCATGAAAGATTGGGATCATGCCAGCGTGCGCGATGTGGACTGGGTATCGGGCGCAGCGCTCTTTATTCGGCGCGAGTTGGTGGAGCAGATAGGTGGGTTCGACGAGGATTTTTACATGTATTGCGAGGATGTAGACCTCTGTTGGCGGGCGACCCACGCGCCTCTCCCCGACCGATTGCGCAACGCTTTGGGGAAGGGGGCTCAAGCCCATTGGCGTGTTGTCTACTTTCCTGAGGCCGTGATCTATCATTACATAGGAAAGAGCAGCGATAAGGTGCCCACGCGCATGACCTATGAGTTTCATCGAAGCCAGTATATCTTCTACAAAAAACACTATCGCGCTTCTACTCCCATTTGGCTACGACCGCTTATTCCTGTAGGCATCATGCTAAGAGCCCTTGGCACCATGTTGAAATTTCGTAGGGACTACTGGATTCGCAAACTGCGCGGAGCCGAAAAGCCGCGTAGGCGTAAGGGAAGTTCAAGCTAA
- a CDS encoding sigma-70 family RNA polymerase sigma factor, with amino-acid sequence MNSSHGVLSPVFERAELAESQNKPIEHPTGEEGEAKGVTMTTAPTSPSARREFERLYQRSHRRAYNLAYRLTGNSADAEDVTQDAYVRAWNNFDNYDSSRSFESWLFRIITNRAIDLRRRQKRVPIYSLDAPVASDDDGQTMVHEFPAPNSNPEELVVGPIMEERLQQALAALPEDYRTAILLCDVEEKSYQEIAEIMGCAIGTVRSRIHRARVMMRRYLEEGSVPRTRRSRLSRVKATAAAE; translated from the coding sequence ATGAACAGTAGCCATGGTGTCCTCTCACCGGTTTTTGAGAGGGCGGAGCTGGCGGAAAGCCAGAACAAGCCAATAGAACACCCAACAGGTGAGGAAGGGGAGGCTAAAGGAGTGACAATGACAACAGCACCCACTAGTCCGAGTGCCCGACGTGAGTTCGAGCGTCTCTATCAGCGCAGCCATCGCCGCGCCTACAACTTGGCCTATCGGTTAACGGGCAATTCCGCGGATGCCGAGGATGTAACACAGGACGCTTACGTGCGCGCATGGAACAACTTTGACAACTACGATTCAAGCCGTTCCTTCGAGAGCTGGCTCTTTCGCATCATTACCAATCGCGCCATTGACTTGCGTCGTCGTCAGAAGCGCGTGCCCATCTACTCTCTCGATGCGCCCGTTGCGTCGGATGACGATGGGCAGACGATGGTTCACGAGTTTCCGGCGCCTAACTCAAACCCAGAAGAGCTTGTGGTGGGGCCGATCATGGAAGAGCGCCTACAGCAGGCGCTTGCCGCCCTTCCCGAAGATTATCGCACGGCTATCCTGCTGTGCGACGTGGAGGAGAAGTCGTATCAAGAGATCGCAGAGATCATGGGCTGTGCGATCGGTACGGTCCGTTCCCGCATCCATCGTGCCCGCGTGATGATGCGGCGATACCTGGAAGAGGGCAGCGTTCCGCGTACGCGCCGTTCGCGGTTAAGCCGTGTGAAGGCAACGGCCGCTGCAGAGTAG
- a CDS encoding P-II family nitrogen regulator, with protein MKKVECVIRPMKIEEVKEALASIGIVGMTVSDVRGYGRQRGRTEKYRGNTYVVSLLPKVKIEVVVPDDRVEEVIETALRAAQTGEIGDGKIFVTHVEEAIRIRTGERGEAAL; from the coding sequence ATGAAGAAAGTGGAGTGCGTCATTCGTCCTATGAAGATCGAGGAGGTTAAGGAGGCGCTGGCCTCCATCGGCATCGTGGGCATGACGGTGAGCGACGTACGTGGCTACGGACGCCAAAGGGGAAGAACCGAAAAGTATCGCGGCAACACCTATGTGGTAAGCCTTTTACCGAAAGTAAAGATCGAGGTGGTAGTGCCGGATGATAGAGTGGAAGAGGTGATCGAAACGGCGCTGCGCGCCGCCCAAACCGGTGAGATAGGCGATGGCAAAATCTTCGTGACCCACGTGGAGGAAGCCATCCGCATCCGTACGGGCGAGCGAGGGGAAGCCGCGTTATAG
- the queC gene encoding 7-cyano-7-deazaguanine synthase QueC yields MKAVVLVSGGMDSCVTAAIARKEHEAEELHFLHVNYGQRTEKRELKAFHDIADFYGVPAERRLVCSIAHLSQIGGSSLTDPSIPVSEADLDNPGIPTSYVPFRNAHFLSIAVSWAEVCGAKRIYIGAVYEDSSGYPDCRPEYYAAFNELIRLGTACGDIRVETPIIGLTKAQIVQRGLELGAPFHLTWSCYRNEEVACGTCDSCALRLRGFEVAGVPDPLPYVVRPHYG; encoded by the coding sequence GTGAAAGCGGTTGTCCTCGTTTCAGGTGGAATGGATTCGTGCGTCACTGCCGCCATCGCTCGAAAGGAGCATGAGGCGGAAGAGCTCCATTTTCTCCATGTGAACTACGGTCAGCGCACCGAGAAGCGGGAGCTTAAGGCCTTTCATGATATTGCCGACTTTTATGGGGTTCCTGCGGAACGGCGCCTTGTGTGTTCCATTGCCCATCTAAGTCAAATCGGAGGCAGCAGCCTCACCGACCCCTCTATTCCCGTCTCCGAGGCCGATTTAGACAATCCAGGCATTCCAACCTCTTACGTGCCCTTTCGCAACGCCCATTTTCTCAGCATCGCCGTTTCGTGGGCGGAGGTTTGTGGGGCGAAGCGCATCTACATCGGCGCCGTTTATGAAGATAGCAGTGGCTACCCCGATTGCCGTCCGGAGTACTACGCCGCCTTTAACGAACTCATCCGGCTTGGTACTGCTTGTGGGGATATTCGTGTTGAAACTCCGATCATCGGCCTCACCAAAGCGCAGATCGTGCAGCGCGGGCTTGAACTAGGCGCCCCCTTTCATCTAACGTGGAGCTGCTATCGTAATGAAGAGGTTGCTTGTGGAACCTGCGATAGTTGTGCGCTGCGGCTGCGGGGTTTTGAGGTGGCGGGTGTGCCGGACCCTCTTCCTTATGTGGTTCGTCCCCACTACGGCTAG
- a CDS encoding response regulator yields the protein MAPVTILLADTDPVVRKCLRYAVEASGQEIKVMWEAQDGFEALHKIQQFKPDLAVVDYMLPRMNGLELARCLRNHGLQTRILVMGTFEAQQQAVLDAGADGFVTKSSGCEAIKAAVHRLVVLPTRPSEVIG from the coding sequence ATGGCACCAGTAACCATTTTGTTAGCAGATACCGACCCCGTTGTGCGCAAGTGTCTGCGCTATGCCGTCGAAGCGAGCGGTCAGGAAATTAAAGTGATGTGGGAGGCCCAGGACGGGTTTGAAGCGCTTCACAAGATACAGCAGTTCAAGCCGGATTTGGCAGTTGTGGATTATATGCTGCCCCGCATGAACGGGCTGGAACTGGCGCGATGTTTACGAAATCATGGGTTACAGACCCGCATTCTGGTGATGGGAACTTTCGAGGCGCAGCAACAGGCTGTCCTCGATGCCGGGGCCGACGGTTTCGTTACCAAGAGTAGCGGCTGTGAGGCCATTAAGGCCGCTGTTCATCGGCTGGTCGTTCTTCCCACGCGTCCATCGGAGGTGATCGGATGA
- a CDS encoding glycosyltransferase family 2 protein, with translation MVWGSAYGNACFGYNKCSLKGCDQEYGQELSLCEITLSIVIVSWNTRDLLLRALESIYAAPPPFPFEVIVVDNASVDGTVAAVQQAYPQVILLPNAVNNGYAKGNNQGIERARGAYILLLNPDVLLPKGGLEKAVRFMEQHPEAGAIGVRQVHPDGTLERSVRGFPTPLGVLWELIGLSRLFPKNRFLAPIE, from the coding sequence ATGGTATGGGGGAGCGCCTACGGAAACGCCTGTTTCGGGTACAACAAATGCAGCCTTAAGGGTTGTGACCAAGAGTATGGGCAGGAGTTGAGTTTGTGTGAAATAACGCTCTCCATTGTGATCGTCAGTTGGAACACACGCGATCTCCTTTTACGCGCGCTCGAATCGATCTATGCGGCGCCACCGCCGTTTCCATTTGAGGTTATCGTGGTGGATAATGCGAGTGTGGATGGCACCGTCGCGGCTGTGCAGCAAGCTTATCCGCAGGTGATTCTCCTACCGAATGCGGTGAATAACGGCTATGCAAAGGGAAACAATCAGGGAATAGAACGGGCGCGTGGAGCGTACATTCTTTTGTTAAACCCCGATGTGTTGCTGCCAAAAGGCGGGCTAGAAAAGGCCGTTCGGTTTATGGAGCAGCATCCCGAAGCTGGGGCGATTGGGGTGCGGCAGGTCCATCCCGATGGAACGCTCGAGCGATCGGTACGCGGGTTCCCTACACCTTTAGGAGTCTTGTGGGAGTTGATAGGGTTGAGCCGACTCTTCCCAAAAAATCGTTTTTTGGCGCCTATCGAATGA
- the leuB gene encoding 3-isopropylmalate dehydrogenase, with translation MRSYKVALLPGDGIGPEVVGVAAEILAYLAERAGFALEMKEAPIGGAAYDKYGHPLPEHTLALCKESDAVLLGAVGGPKWDTVQPPSLRPEVGALLPLRKELGLYANLRPARLSSALASASSLKAELVQDGLDILVVRELTGGIYFGQPKGRDADGSRAVDTCVYTRFEIERILRVGFETARGRKRKLCSVDKANVLETSRLWREVADQMAPQYPDVELTHMLVDNCAMQLVRDPRQFDVIVTENMFGDILSDEAAMLTGSLGMLPSASLGDRHTQGGTFGLYEPVHGSAPTIAGKNIANPLATLLSAAMLLRYSLGENEAAEALERAVEKALQDGLRTADIAAAHQPTIGTKEMGQAVRERIEI, from the coding sequence ATGCGATCTTACAAGGTGGCGCTGCTGCCCGGCGACGGCATTGGGCCGGAGGTGGTTGGGGTTGCAGCCGAGATTTTAGCTTACCTTGCCGAGCGTGCTGGCTTTGCGCTAGAGATGAAGGAGGCCCCCATTGGCGGTGCGGCCTATGATAAGTACGGTCACCCTCTACCGGAGCACACGTTAGCGCTCTGCAAAGAGAGCGATGCCGTGCTGTTAGGTGCCGTAGGCGGCCCCAAGTGGGATACAGTTCAGCCGCCCTCTCTGCGCCCAGAGGTGGGTGCCCTGCTTCCCCTGCGCAAAGAGTTAGGGCTCTATGCGAACTTGAGGCCGGCGCGGCTCTCGTCAGCTCTTGCCTCGGCCTCCTCTTTGAAAGCCGAGCTTGTTCAGGATGGGCTAGATATTTTGGTGGTACGCGAGCTTACCGGCGGCATCTACTTTGGGCAACCTAAAGGGCGCGATGCCGACGGTTCAAGGGCGGTAGATACCTGCGTTTATACCCGATTCGAGATAGAACGCATTTTGCGCGTGGGCTTTGAGACGGCGCGTGGGCGCAAGCGCAAGCTCTGCTCGGTGGATAAAGCGAACGTGCTGGAGACCTCTCGTCTATGGCGTGAGGTGGCCGATCAGATGGCGCCGCAGTATCCCGATGTGGAGTTAACCCACATGTTGGTAGATAACTGCGCCATGCAGCTGGTAAGAGACCCGCGCCAGTTCGACGTGATCGTCACCGAAAATATGTTCGGCGATATCCTTAGCGATGAAGCCGCGATGCTGACCGGCAGTTTGGGAATGCTGCCTTCGGCGAGTTTGGGCGATCGGCATACCCAAGGAGGAACTTTTGGCCTTTACGAGCCGGTGCATGGCTCCGCCCCTACCATCGCCGGGAAAAATATCGCCAACCCTCTTGCTACCCTGCTGTCGGCAGCCATGCTGCTACGTTACTCTCTGGGGGAAAACGAGGCCGCCGAAGCGCTGGAAAGAGCCGTCGAAAAGGCGTTGCAAGACGGCCTGCGTACTGCCGACATCGCTGCGGCTCATCAGCCGACCATCGGCACGAAAGAGATGGGGCAAGCGGTGCGGGAGCGCATCGAAATTTGA
- a CDS encoding peroxiredoxin — MAYAKVGKPAPDFTMPIARATDTPKTVGSKVSLKDYRGKWLILFFYPLDFTFVCPTEITALSDRYDEFAELDADILGVSTDSVYSHLAWMNTPREQHGIGKINFPLASDITKEVSRDYGVLVEEEGVALRGLFIIDPDGILQYAVINNLNIGRSTDETLRVLQALQTGGLCPSDWKPGKELLNV, encoded by the coding sequence ATGGCCTATGCAAAAGTAGGTAAACCCGCTCCCGATTTTACCATGCCCATCGCAAGAGCAACCGATACCCCCAAAACCGTGGGAAGCAAAGTAAGCCTCAAAGACTATCGAGGCAAATGGCTGATCCTCTTCTTTTACCCTCTCGATTTCACCTTTGTGTGCCCCACCGAGATCACCGCGCTCTCAGACCGTTACGACGAGTTCGCCGAGCTTGATGCCGACATCCTCGGAGTCTCCACCGACTCGGTCTACTCTCATCTCGCCTGGATGAATACCCCGCGAGAACAACACGGCATCGGCAAAATCAACTTTCCTCTTGCCTCCGACATCACTAAAGAGGTTTCACGAGACTACGGCGTACTCGTTGAAGAGGAGGGTGTGGCGCTGAGAGGGCTTTTCATCATTGACCCCGACGGTATTCTCCAATATGCCGTCATCAATAACCTCAACATCGGGCGCAGCACCGATGAGACGCTCCGCGTGCTTCAGGCCCTCCAAACCGGTGGCCTCTGCCCCTCCGACTGGAAGCCGGGCAAAGAGCTGCTCAACGTTTAA
- a CDS encoding glycosyltransferase family 2 protein — protein sequence MTWFTYDKVAEVDQPMGTFLMLRRQAVEQVGMLDEGFPIFFNEVDWCLRCKRKGWKIYFTPEVEIVHYGGASTSQVAPAMAWESRRGLLRFYARHYGGWVYAPLRLLVALLSWPYAWWQARQRRQRVQQESPKGRT from the coding sequence ATGACCTGGTTTACCTACGACAAGGTGGCAGAGGTCGATCAGCCCATGGGAACCTTTTTAATGTTACGACGTCAAGCGGTGGAGCAGGTGGGAATGTTGGACGAGGGCTTTCCCATCTTCTTCAACGAGGTAGATTGGTGCTTGCGCTGCAAACGCAAGGGCTGGAAAATCTATTTTACGCCGGAGGTCGAGATCGTGCATTATGGGGGCGCGAGCACGAGCCAGGTTGCGCCCGCCATGGCATGGGAATCGCGACGAGGGCTTTTGCGGTTCTACGCACGCCACTATGGGGGCTGGGTCTACGCTCCGCTGCGCCTCCTCGTCGCCCTGCTATCGTGGCCGTATGCTTGGTGGCAGGCACGACAACGTCGGCAGCGTGTCCAACAGGAAAGCCCAAAAGGAAGGACTTAG
- the cimA gene encoding citramalate synthase: MNQQKRRIEIYDTTLRDGSQGEGISFSVEDKVRIARRLDEFGVDFIEGGWPGSNPKDVAFFEQMREVKLRHALLTAFGSTRRAGVRPEEDPQIRSLIDSGASAITIVGKSWDAHVIHALRVSLEENLAMIAESVAYLKQHVPMVLYDAEHFFDGYRANPAYALRCLQVAFEAGADRIVLCDTNGGSLPQSIAAIVREVRQALPEAQLGIHTHNDSACAVAGALAAVEEGAMQVQGTINGYGERCGNCDLVPVVAALRFKMGYECLLPDSLRHLTALSQYVDEIANIAPDTRRPYVGRSAFAHKGGLHADAVLKGASYEHIHPEAVGNTRRLLVSELAGSSSIAGKAAEFGIRLDKKSPEARHLMQVVAEHEHAGYSYEGAEASFELLLLRTLGLYKPPFTLKGFRCITEKRGTDKQPITEATVKVEVNGQERLTVAEGDGPVHALDGALRQALLEFYPALERIKLTDFKVRVINGRAGTAAKVRVMIDSTDGEQTWSTVGVSENVIEASWLALVDSVVYGLIRSERLYEALSRPPVLTEKTSSVPTSSPSVSESAAS; encoded by the coding sequence TTGAATCAGCAAAAACGACGTATCGAAATCTACGATACCACCCTGCGAGACGGCTCGCAAGGAGAGGGCATCAGCTTCAGCGTTGAGGACAAAGTTCGTATTGCGCGCCGCCTTGATGAGTTTGGAGTGGATTTCATCGAGGGGGGATGGCCCGGCTCTAACCCGAAAGATGTGGCCTTTTTCGAGCAGATGCGGGAGGTAAAGTTGCGCCATGCTCTGCTAACCGCTTTTGGCTCTACCCGCCGCGCCGGGGTTCGGCCAGAGGAGGACCCCCAAATTCGTTCGCTGATCGATTCGGGCGCCTCGGCCATCACCATTGTCGGAAAGTCGTGGGACGCTCACGTCATCCATGCGCTGCGGGTGAGCCTTGAAGAGAATTTGGCGATGATCGCAGAGAGTGTGGCTTACCTCAAGCAGCATGTGCCGATGGTGCTCTACGACGCTGAGCATTTCTTCGATGGCTACCGGGCAAACCCCGCCTATGCGTTACGGTGTCTGCAGGTGGCATTCGAGGCGGGCGCCGATCGGATTGTGCTTTGCGACACAAACGGTGGCTCGCTGCCGCAGAGCATCGCAGCCATTGTGCGTGAGGTACGCCAGGCTCTGCCAGAGGCACAACTGGGTATCCATACGCATAACGATTCGGCCTGTGCCGTGGCAGGCGCTCTGGCGGCTGTAGAAGAGGGAGCGATGCAGGTGCAGGGCACCATCAACGGATATGGAGAGCGCTGTGGCAACTGCGACCTTGTTCCGGTGGTCGCCGCCCTGCGATTCAAAATGGGCTACGAATGCCTTTTGCCCGATTCGCTAAGGCACCTTACAGCGCTTTCTCAGTATGTAGATGAGATAGCCAACATTGCCCCAGATACGCGCAGACCCTATGTAGGGCGAAGCGCTTTTGCGCATAAGGGAGGACTCCATGCCGATGCGGTGCTGAAGGGGGCAAGCTACGAGCACATTCATCCGGAGGCGGTGGGAAATACGCGTCGCCTACTCGTCTCAGAGCTCGCCGGCAGTAGCAGCATCGCCGGCAAGGCGGCCGAGTTTGGCATTCGGCTCGATAAAAAATCGCCCGAAGCTCGCCACCTTATGCAGGTGGTGGCAGAACATGAGCACGCTGGTTACAGCTATGAGGGGGCGGAAGCCTCTTTCGAACTGTTACTGCTGCGAACCCTTGGCCTTTACAAGCCCCCGTTCACGTTAAAAGGGTTTCGATGTATCACCGAAAAGCGCGGTACCGACAAGCAGCCCATTACCGAAGCGACCGTAAAGGTCGAGGTCAACGGCCAAGAACGCCTAACCGTAGCGGAGGGCGATGGGCCGGTGCATGCCCTCGATGGGGCTTTGCGGCAGGCATTGCTCGAGTTTTATCCGGCGCTGGAGCGGATAAAACTAACCGATTTTAAAGTGCGCGTCATCAACGGGCGTGCTGGCACTGCGGCCAAGGTTCGCGTGATGATCGACTCGACCGACGGCGAGCAGACTTGGTCTACCGTGGGCGTATCGGAGAACGTGATCGAAGCGAGCTGGTTGGCGTTGGTAGATAGCGTGGTATATGGGCTGATTCGCAGCGAACGGCTTTATGAGGCGCTTTCAAGACCGCCCGTTCTCACCGAGAAAACCTCCTCCGTACCGACGTCCTCCCCCTCCGTTTCGGAGAGTGCGGCCTCATGA
- the radC gene encoding RadC family protein, giving the protein MVERYTVAIRELPDTERPRERLKLYGPQSLSDKELLAIQLRIGTRELSALGLAEHLLKEFRGLGGIARAHLEDLKRVKGVGEVKAIEIAAAVELGRRIMVLEETPRPKITCPRDVANLLMPELRYETKEHFKSILLDTKNQVIKICAVSVGILDSSLVHPREVFKEAILHSAASLIVVHNHPSGDPTPSKEDINVTKRLLEAGKIIGIELLDHIVIGGQQYVSLKERGGVF; this is encoded by the coding sequence ATGGTGGAGCGTTACACTGTTGCCATTCGCGAGCTTCCCGATACCGAGCGACCACGTGAGCGCCTGAAACTCTACGGTCCGCAGTCCCTCTCCGACAAAGAGCTTCTGGCCATTCAACTGCGCATCGGAACGCGCGAGCTTTCAGCCCTCGGTTTGGCCGAGCATCTCCTCAAGGAGTTTCGAGGGCTAGGAGGCATCGCGAGAGCCCATTTGGAGGATCTGAAACGCGTGAAAGGCGTGGGAGAGGTAAAGGCCATCGAGATCGCTGCCGCTGTGGAGCTTGGCCGGCGCATTATGGTGTTGGAAGAGACCCCACGCCCCAAAATAACCTGTCCGCGCGATGTTGCCAACCTCTTAATGCCCGAACTACGTTACGAGACCAAAGAGCACTTCAAAAGCATTCTCCTCGATACAAAAAACCAGGTCATCAAAATCTGCGCGGTCTCCGTAGGCATTCTCGATAGCAGCCTGGTACATCCTCGTGAAGTCTTTAAAGAAGCCATTCTCCACAGCGCCGCCTCCCTTATTGTGGTTCACAATCACCCAAGCGGTGACCCCACGCCCAGCAAGGAAGATATAAATGTGACCAAGCGCTTGTTGGAGGCCGGTAAAATTATAGGGATTGAGCTACTCGATCACATTGTTATTGGTGGGCAACAGTACGTCTCTCTTAAAGAGCGTGGCGGCGTTTTTTAG